From Streptomyces sp. TLI_053, a single genomic window includes:
- a CDS encoding sigma factor-like helix-turn-helix DNA-binding protein: MTKPPTAARTGTQPSPPAAPAAAAAAPAPTNRGGKGRPGKRKGGRGRTGTTTGTEGAAQNGGGMPDADAAALLRRLTAREAEAFAHLADGRDLAETAAALGVTPTTARSYQHRALRKLGTRTQAEIAALAALLPPPGPGASSAPAKASAPAPAPAPAPAKASASAASAKASAPAPAKAGADGDGRRPVAPGHSPGRKAAPSRSAPAAPTAGPARTGRPTAAPKGTTTPRNAPAAAPVPPAPGPQPARTRPDAVGAAEPTAAQPPVTAPSPARPTRTGRGPEPRPTGVTGGPGRRSGPASASTPAPAPAADEAAAGPPPDTGGRPPATFDEVYEAAHTRLVQQVFLLTACKHRAVHCVGRAFGEARRQWPEVAAGAEPEQWVRTRAFELALSPWHRGGPRRAHAWRLPHRRIKVRPADEGQAVLPDHDRLTDRDRALLKALRRLSRPQRRALVLHDGLGLPAAAVAVEVESTVAAAEGRVWAARTALTRWVPDLVGPDPAAEGFADRLCGLLHRAAVRGVPEPHRPPVPLLRARQGLVHAGRTGAAALLTVAVGGAVAATLAGGGPGELFRPPDPPPPVLCAPVPTLATEPEALLPLLPEGAPSGIHSLWCSPTPGLEPVVVDPPPPRTDGPYRPPAGGRAGVALPPPAAVAPEPPGCASWVLRPCPAEHRPPR, from the coding sequence ATGACCAAGCCCCCGACCGCCGCCCGCACCGGCACCCAGCCCTCACCTCCCGCCGCGCCCGCCGCAGCCGCCGCCGCGCCCGCCCCGACGAACCGCGGCGGGAAGGGTCGCCCCGGGAAGCGCAAGGGCGGCCGGGGCCGGACCGGCACCACCACCGGGACGGAGGGGGCCGCGCAGAACGGCGGGGGGATGCCGGACGCGGACGCGGCGGCACTGCTGCGCCGGCTGACGGCCCGTGAGGCCGAGGCCTTCGCCCATCTCGCCGACGGCCGGGACCTCGCCGAGACCGCCGCCGCGCTGGGCGTCACCCCCACCACCGCCCGCAGCTACCAGCACCGGGCGCTGCGGAAGCTGGGCACCCGCACCCAGGCCGAGATCGCCGCTCTGGCCGCGCTGCTGCCGCCGCCGGGGCCGGGCGCCTCGTCGGCTCCGGCGAAGGCGTCGGCTCCGGCTCCGGCTCCGGCTCCGGCTCCGGCGAAGGCGTCGGCGTCGGCGGCGTCGGCGAAGGCATCGGCTCCCGCTCCCGCGAAGGCCGGGGCGGACGGCGACGGCCGCCGCCCGGTCGCGCCCGGGCACTCCCCGGGCCGGAAGGCCGCCCCGTCCCGGTCGGCACCCGCCGCTCCGACGGCCGGGCCCGCACGCACCGGCCGACCGACGGCGGCGCCGAAGGGGACGACGACGCCCCGGAACGCCCCGGCCGCGGCACCGGTGCCGCCCGCCCCCGGTCCGCAGCCCGCAAGGACCCGGCCGGACGCGGTCGGCGCGGCCGAGCCCACCGCCGCACAGCCGCCGGTCACCGCGCCCTCGCCCGCCCGGCCCACGCGGACGGGCAGAGGCCCCGAGCCCCGCCCGACGGGTGTCACCGGCGGGCCCGGACGCCGGTCCGGACCGGCGTCGGCATCGACACCCGCACCGGCTCCGGCCGCCGACGAGGCCGCGGCCGGACCGCCCCCCGACACCGGTGGACGCCCGCCGGCGACGTTCGACGAGGTGTACGAGGCGGCACACACCCGGCTGGTGCAGCAGGTGTTCCTGCTCACCGCGTGCAAGCACCGGGCGGTGCACTGCGTCGGGCGGGCGTTCGGCGAGGCGCGACGGCAGTGGCCGGAGGTGGCCGCCGGGGCCGAGCCCGAGCAGTGGGTGCGGACGCGGGCGTTCGAACTGGCGCTGTCCCCCTGGCACCGGGGTGGACCCCGGCGGGCGCACGCGTGGCGCTTGCCGCACCGGCGGATCAAGGTGCGGCCGGCGGACGAGGGCCAGGCGGTGCTGCCGGACCACGACCGCCTCACCGACCGGGACCGGGCCCTGCTCAAGGCGCTGCGCCGGCTCTCCCGTCCGCAGCGCCGGGCGCTGGTGCTGCACGACGGCCTGGGCCTGCCGGCCGCGGCGGTGGCGGTGGAGGTGGAGTCCACGGTCGCGGCCGCCGAGGGGCGGGTGTGGGCGGCGCGGACGGCGCTGACCCGCTGGGTCCCGGACCTGGTGGGGCCGGATCCGGCGGCGGAGGGGTTCGCGGACCGGCTGTGCGGGCTGCTGCACCGGGCCGCGGTGCGCGGGGTGCCGGAGCCGCACCGGCCGCCGGTGCCGCTGCTGCGGGCCCGGCAGGGGCTGGTGCACGCGGGCCGGACGGGAGCGGCGGCGCTGCTGACGGTGGCCGTCGGCGGCGCGGTGGCGGCGACGCTCGCGGGTGGCGGGCCGGGCGAGCTGTTCCGGCCGCCGGATCCGCCGCCGCCGGTGCTCTGCGCGCCCGTGCCGACGCTCGCGACCGAGCCGGAGGCACTGCTGCCGCTGCTCCCGGAGGGGGCGCCGTCCGGGATCCACAGCCTCTGGTGCTCGCCGACGCCGGGGCTGGAGCCGGTCGTGGTGGACCCGCCGCCGCCCCGGACGGACGGGCCGTACCGGCCGCCGGCGGGCGGGCGGGCCGGGGTGGCGCTGCCGCCGCCGGCCGCGGTGGCCCCGGAGCCGCCGGGCTGCGCCTCCTGGGTGCTGCGCCCCTGCCCGGCGGAGCACCGGCCGCCGCGCTGA
- a CDS encoding DUF6350 family protein: protein MTQLTGRPILGAPGELGARPVLSALLTGVRTALLGLAVVTVPVLGLWVVTPFADDGAAGALRLASALWLLGHGAPVLRGSAGVPLSVAPLGLGLLAVGQLHRAAGRVAARGEGRPGGRGGVRAVWAGYCAVACAVVAQCAGAGEFRARVVADLAAVALVAGLAVAAGARRPGAAPVGAEALERALAGLPERVRPTGGAPVVRVAALAAGAGLLAAGGLVVAVAAVLTAVGGGAGSAVLAGGPAAVAGALLLTLVLLPNTVLWGTAYALGPGFAVGAGTVVSPVRTALGPVPEFPLFALLPEPGAGGWRLAVCVLPALAGVVPGLLLGRAASAGGGRAAGPVWPGGPWPVTATVVAALVSGLLVGAAAAGLGWLAGGALGAGRMAELGPVPWWTAPAAAGWVALVAAPVAVLARSRALRPAAGGPRGSWRAGASLVPGALTGTARRGALLLRARAYAAVTRLAGVPGTATDPVTAAAQDTPGVPGGRAR from the coding sequence ATGACGCAGCTGACGGGTCGTCCGATTCTGGGAGCGCCGGGCGAACTGGGGGCCAGACCCGTCCTCTCCGCCCTGCTCACCGGGGTCCGGACGGCCCTGCTCGGGCTGGCGGTGGTCACCGTTCCGGTGCTCGGGCTCTGGGTGGTGACCCCGTTCGCGGACGACGGCGCGGCCGGCGCGCTGCGACTGGCGTCCGCGTTGTGGCTGCTGGGGCACGGTGCGCCGGTGCTGCGCGGGTCGGCCGGGGTGCCGCTCTCGGTCGCACCGCTGGGGCTCGGGCTGCTGGCGGTGGGCCAGTTGCACCGGGCGGCCGGTCGGGTGGCGGCGCGCGGCGAGGGACGGCCGGGGGGCCGCGGCGGGGTCCGGGCGGTCTGGGCGGGCTACTGCGCGGTGGCCTGCGCGGTGGTGGCGCAGTGCGCGGGGGCGGGGGAGTTCCGGGCCCGGGTGGTGGCCGATCTCGCGGCGGTCGCGCTGGTGGCCGGGCTGGCGGTGGCGGCCGGTGCGCGGCGGCCGGGGGCTGCCCCGGTCGGGGCGGAGGCCCTGGAACGGGCGTTGGCCGGGTTGCCGGAGCGGGTTCGGCCGACCGGTGGCGCGCCGGTGGTCCGGGTCGCCGCGCTGGCGGCCGGGGCGGGGCTGCTGGCGGCCGGCGGACTGGTGGTCGCGGTGGCGGCGGTGCTCACCGCGGTGGGCGGGGGCGCCGGGTCGGCGGTCCTCGCCGGTGGGCCGGCGGCGGTGGCGGGAGCGTTGCTGCTGACCCTGGTGCTGCTGCCGAACACGGTGCTGTGGGGCACGGCGTACGCGCTCGGGCCGGGGTTCGCGGTGGGCGCGGGGACGGTGGTGTCGCCGGTGCGGACGGCGCTGGGCCCGGTGCCGGAGTTCCCGCTGTTCGCGCTGCTCCCGGAGCCGGGGGCGGGCGGCTGGCGGCTGGCGGTGTGCGTGCTGCCCGCGCTGGCGGGCGTGGTGCCGGGGCTGCTGCTGGGCCGGGCCGCCTCGGCGGGCGGCGGGCGGGCCGCCGGGCCGGTGTGGCCGGGCGGCCCGTGGCCGGTGACGGCGACGGTGGTGGCGGCGCTGGTGTCCGGGCTGCTGGTCGGTGCCGCGGCGGCGGGGCTGGGGTGGCTCGCCGGCGGGGCGCTGGGGGCGGGCCGGATGGCGGAGCTGGGGCCGGTGCCCTGGTGGACGGCGCCGGCGGCGGCGGGCTGGGTCGCCCTGGTGGCCGCCCCGGTCGCGGTGCTGGCGCGGTCCCGGGCGCTGCGGCCGGCGGCGGGCGGCCCCCGCGGCTCGTGGCGGGCGGGCGCCTCCCTCGTGCCGGGGGCGCTCACCGGGACCGCCCGCCGGGGCGCACTCCTGCTGCGCGCTCGCGCGTACGCGGCGGTCACCCGCCTGGCAGGAGTCCCCGGCACGGCGACGGATCCGGTGACCGCCGCGGCTCAGGACACCCCCGGTGTCCCCGGCGGCCGGGCGCGGTGA
- the purN gene encoding phosphoribosylglycinamide formyltransferase produces the protein MAAAPAQLFPPRTPGPARLVVLVSGSGTNLQALIDAVADPGFGAEIVAVGADRDGIAGLERAERAGLPVFVHRVKDHGDRADWDRALTASVAGYEPDLVVTAGFMKILGPGFVEAFAGRIVNTHPALLPSFPGAHGVTDALAYGVRVTGCTVHLVDTGVDTGPIIAQGVVEVHDADHADGGEALHERIKTVERKLLVDVVGRLAREGHRIEDRKVWIPAHE, from the coding sequence GTGGCCGCCGCCCCCGCTCAGCTCTTCCCGCCCCGCACGCCCGGACCGGCCCGTCTGGTGGTGCTGGTCTCCGGCTCCGGCACCAACCTCCAGGCGCTGATCGACGCCGTCGCCGACCCCGGGTTCGGGGCGGAGATCGTCGCGGTGGGCGCGGACCGGGACGGCATCGCCGGGCTGGAGCGCGCCGAGCGGGCCGGCCTGCCGGTCTTCGTGCACCGGGTGAAGGACCACGGGGACCGGGCCGACTGGGACCGCGCGCTGACCGCCTCCGTCGCCGGGTACGAGCCGGACCTGGTCGTCACGGCCGGGTTCATGAAGATCCTCGGCCCCGGGTTCGTCGAGGCCTTCGCCGGACGGATCGTCAACACCCACCCCGCGCTGCTGCCCTCCTTCCCCGGCGCCCACGGCGTCACCGACGCCCTGGCGTACGGGGTGAGGGTCACCGGTTGCACCGTCCACCTGGTCGACACCGGCGTCGACACCGGGCCGATCATCGCGCAGGGCGTCGTGGAGGTCCACGACGCCGACCACGCCGATGGCGGCGAGGCGCTGCACGAACGCATCAAGACTGTCGAGCGCAAGCTGCTCGTCGACGTCGTGGGCCGGCTGGCCCGCGAGGGTCACCGCATCGAGGACCGAAAGGTATGGATTCCGGCACATGAGTGA
- the purH gene encoding bifunctional phosphoribosylaminoimidazolecarboxamide formyltransferase/IMP cyclohydrolase produces the protein MSAAPTTPPVSENVRPIRRALISVYDKTGLEELAQGLHAAGVAIVSTGSTAGRIAAAGVPVTEVSELTGFPECLDGRVKTLHPRVHAGVLADLRLESHRAQLAELGVEPFDLVVVNLYPFKATVASGATPDECVEQIDIGGPSMVRAAAKNHPSVAVVVDPARYQDVLTAVRGGGFDLLTRKRLAAQAFAHTAAYDVAVANWFEESGYTETEDAFPAFLGSAFERQNVLRYGENPHQGAALYTDGSGGLAGARQLHGKEMSYNNYVDTDAARRAAYDHAEPAVAIIKHANPCGIGTGADVAEAHRKAHECDPVSAYGGVIAVNRPVTVALAEQIAPIFTEVVVAPGFEDGAVEVLARKKNLRVLLAPEAPANRQEVRPVSGGVLLQDADRVHAEGDDPATWTLASGEALSPAELAELAFAWRACRAVKSNAILLAKDGASVGVGMGQVNRVDSCKLAVERAGERAKGSYAASDAFFPFADGAAILIAAGVRAIVQPGGSIRDEEVVAAAAEAGVTMYFTGTRHFFH, from the coding sequence ATGAGCGCCGCTCCCACCACGCCCCCTGTCTCCGAGAACGTCCGGCCGATCCGCCGCGCGCTGATCAGCGTGTACGACAAGACCGGTCTGGAGGAGCTGGCCCAGGGCCTGCACGCCGCCGGGGTCGCCATCGTCTCCACCGGTTCGACCGCCGGCCGGATCGCCGCCGCGGGCGTCCCGGTGACCGAGGTCTCCGAGCTGACCGGCTTCCCGGAGTGCCTGGACGGGCGTGTGAAGACCCTGCACCCCCGCGTGCACGCCGGCGTCCTCGCCGACCTGCGGCTGGAGTCGCACCGCGCGCAGCTGGCCGAGCTGGGCGTCGAGCCCTTCGACCTGGTCGTGGTGAACCTCTACCCGTTCAAGGCGACCGTCGCCTCCGGCGCCACCCCGGACGAGTGCGTCGAGCAGATCGACATCGGCGGCCCGAGCATGGTCCGCGCCGCCGCCAAGAACCACCCCTCGGTGGCCGTGGTGGTCGACCCGGCCCGCTACCAGGACGTGCTGACGGCCGTCCGGGGCGGCGGCTTCGACCTGCTGACCCGCAAGCGGCTGGCCGCCCAGGCCTTCGCCCACACCGCCGCCTACGACGTCGCGGTGGCCAACTGGTTCGAGGAGTCCGGCTACACGGAGACCGAGGACGCCTTCCCGGCCTTCCTGGGCTCGGCCTTCGAGCGCCAGAACGTGCTGCGCTACGGCGAGAACCCGCACCAGGGCGCGGCGCTGTACACCGACGGCAGCGGCGGCCTGGCCGGCGCGCGGCAGCTGCACGGCAAGGAGATGTCGTACAACAACTACGTCGACACCGATGCCGCCCGCCGCGCCGCCTACGACCACGCCGAGCCGGCCGTCGCGATCATCAAGCACGCCAACCCGTGCGGCATCGGGACCGGCGCCGACGTCGCCGAGGCGCACCGCAAGGCGCACGAGTGCGACCCGGTGTCCGCGTACGGCGGCGTGATCGCGGTCAACCGCCCGGTCACGGTGGCGCTGGCCGAGCAGATCGCCCCGATCTTCACCGAGGTCGTGGTGGCCCCCGGCTTCGAGGACGGCGCCGTCGAGGTGCTGGCCCGCAAGAAGAACCTGCGGGTGCTGCTCGCCCCCGAGGCCCCGGCGAACCGCCAGGAGGTGCGCCCGGTCTCCGGCGGCGTGCTGCTCCAGGACGCCGACCGGGTGCACGCCGAGGGCGACGACCCGGCGACCTGGACCCTGGCCTCCGGCGAGGCGCTGTCCCCGGCCGAGCTGGCCGAGCTGGCGTTCGCCTGGCGCGCCTGCCGGGCCGTGAAGTCCAACGCGATCCTGCTGGCCAAGGACGGCGCCTCGGTGGGTGTCGGCATGGGCCAGGTCAACCGCGTCGACTCCTGCAAGCTCGCGGTGGAGCGGGCCGGCGAGCGGGCCAAGGGCTCGTACGCGGCCTCGGACGCCTTCTTCCCGTTCGCGGACGGCGCGGCGATCCTGATCGCGGCCGGCGTGCGGGCGATCGTCCAGCCCGGTGGCTCGATCCGGGACGAAGAGGTGGTCGCGGCCGCCGCCGAGGCCGGGGTCACCATGTACTTCACCGGCACCCGCCACTTCTTCCACTGA
- a CDS encoding RDD family protein, translated as MSYPPDPNNPYNQPQQPQQPGYGYPQQAPPAAGYGYPQQPPQQPGYAVPQQQAYGYAPMPGTIQANNGYINIAQLGTVKLATMGQRFLARLIDGLAVGAIIALVMALGLAGALGIVKNTDDCTGYTYGSSAYNDCLQQQTDAASGIVATMMIMIGVLAVFNLLYEWLLVSFAGATLGKMAMGLRVVKESTGQNPGLGGGFIRFIIPIVGAVLCYIGALLVYLSPFFDNSGKLQGWHDRAAGTLVIKK; from the coding sequence ATGAGCTACCCGCCCGACCCCAACAACCCGTACAACCAGCCCCAGCAGCCCCAGCAGCCCGGCTACGGCTACCCGCAGCAGGCTCCGCCGGCCGCCGGCTACGGCTACCCGCAGCAGCCCCCGCAGCAGCCGGGCTACGCCGTGCCGCAGCAGCAGGCCTACGGCTACGCGCCGATGCCGGGCACCATCCAGGCGAACAACGGCTACATCAACATCGCCCAGCTCGGCACCGTCAAGCTGGCGACCATGGGCCAGCGCTTCCTGGCCCGTCTGATCGACGGTCTGGCCGTCGGCGCGATCATCGCCCTGGTCATGGCCCTCGGCCTGGCCGGCGCGCTCGGCATCGTCAAGAACACCGACGACTGCACGGGTTACACCTACGGCAGCTCGGCCTACAACGACTGCCTCCAGCAGCAGACCGACGCCGCGAGCGGCATCGTCGCCACCATGATGATCATGATCGGCGTGCTGGCCGTGTTCAACCTGCTCTACGAGTGGCTGCTGGTCTCGTTCGCCGGCGCCACCCTGGGCAAGATGGCCATGGGCCTGCGCGTGGTCAAGGAGAGCACCGGCCAGAACCCGGGCCTGGGCGGCGGCTTCATCCGCTTCATCATCCCGATCGTCGGCGCGGTCCTCTGCTACATCGGCGCGCTGCTGGTCTACCTGTCGCCGTTCTTCGACAACTCCGGGAAGCTGCAGGGCTGGCACGACCGTGCCGCCGGCACCCTGGTGATCAAGAAGTAA
- a CDS encoding bifunctional methylenetetrahydrofolate dehydrogenase/methenyltetrahydrofolate cyclohydrolase, translating to MTAQILDGKATAAAIKSELATRVAALKAKGITPGLGTVLVGDDPGSRWYVNGKHKDCAEIGIASIQRELPATATQEDVENVVRELNADPTCTGYIVQLPLPKGLDPNPVLELMDPDKDADGLHPTSLGRLALGIEGPLPCTPLGMVELLRRHGVAIDGAEVVVVGRGVTVGRSIGLLLTRRSENATVTLCHTGTRDLAHHLRQADIIVAAAGVPHLVKPEDVKPGAAVLDVGVSRSEGKIVGDVHPNVAEVAGWISPNPGGVGPMTRAMLLNNIVVAAERRAGV from the coding sequence ATGACTGCGCAGATTCTCGACGGCAAGGCGACCGCGGCCGCGATCAAGTCCGAACTCGCCACCCGCGTGGCGGCCCTCAAGGCCAAGGGCATCACGCCCGGCCTCGGCACCGTCCTGGTCGGCGACGACCCGGGCAGCCGCTGGTACGTCAACGGCAAGCACAAGGACTGCGCCGAGATCGGCATCGCCTCGATCCAGCGCGAGCTGCCCGCCACCGCCACCCAGGAGGACGTCGAGAACGTCGTCCGGGAGCTCAACGCGGACCCGACCTGCACCGGCTACATCGTCCAGCTGCCGCTGCCCAAGGGCCTCGACCCGAACCCGGTCCTGGAGCTGATGGACCCGGACAAGGACGCGGACGGCCTGCACCCGACCTCGCTCGGCCGGCTCGCCCTGGGCATCGAGGGCCCGCTGCCCTGCACCCCGCTCGGCATGGTCGAGCTGCTGCGCCGCCACGGCGTGGCGATCGACGGCGCCGAGGTGGTCGTGGTCGGCCGGGGCGTGACCGTCGGCCGCTCGATCGGCCTGCTGCTCACCCGCCGCAGCGAGAACGCCACCGTCACCCTCTGCCACACCGGCACCCGCGACCTGGCCCACCACCTGCGCCAGGCCGACATCATCGTCGCCGCCGCCGGTGTGCCGCACCTGGTCAAGCCGGAGGACGTCAAGCCCGGCGCGGCCGTGCTGGACGTCGGTGTCAGCCGCAGCGAGGGGAAGATCGTCGGCGACGTGCACCCCAACGTGGCCGAGGTGGCCGGCTGGATCTCCCCGAACCCCGGCGGCGTCGGCCCGATGACCCGCGCCATGCTGCTCAACAACATCGTGGTGGCGGCCGAGCGCCGCGCCGGCGTCTGA
- a CDS encoding DUF3017 domain-containing protein, with protein sequence MSEPRRTRRRPVKTTGTLPPEGSAAALGRDHALPVRQWPITVVLLVVAAGLAVTWFADFQDGFKYGLLIVGGGVLLGALLRLVLPEVGMLAVRSRFTDVIVLTFLGLSIVLLTLMAQPNPWLELPLLDNIGQLIGRPRR encoded by the coding sequence ATGAGCGAACCGCGCCGGACCCGGCGCAGGCCGGTGAAGACCACCGGCACCCTGCCCCCCGAGGGCTCGGCGGCCGCGCTCGGGCGCGACCACGCGCTCCCGGTCCGGCAGTGGCCGATAACGGTGGTCCTGCTGGTGGTCGCCGCCGGTCTGGCGGTCACCTGGTTCGCCGACTTCCAGGACGGCTTCAAGTACGGGCTGCTGATCGTCGGCGGCGGTGTGCTGCTCGGCGCGCTGCTGCGGCTGGTGCTGCCGGAGGTCGGCATGCTGGCGGTGCGCAGCCGCTTCACCGATGTGATCGTGCTGACCTTCCTGGGCCTGTCGATCGTCCTGCTCACCCTGATGGCCCAGCCGAACCCGTGGCTGGAGCTTCCGCTGCTGGACAACATCGGCCAGCTGATCGGTCGCCCGCGCCGCTGA
- a CDS encoding malate dehydrogenase encodes MTRTPVNVTITGAAGQIGYALLFRIASGHLLGADVPVNLRLLEIPQGLKAAEGTAMELVDCAFPLLRDITITDKPAEAFDGANVALLVGARPRTAGMERGDLLQANGGIFGPQGKAINEHAADDIKVLVVGNPANTNALIAQRNAPDVPAERFTAMTRLDHNRAVGQLSLKTGALVSDIKRVTIWGNHSATQYPDIFQAEIAGKPAFEAVGSDQAWLENDFIPTVAKRGAAIIDARGASSAASAANAAIDHVYTWVNGTAEGDWTSMGVVSDGSYGVPAGLISSFPVTTKDGAFEIVQGLEISDFSRGRIEASVQELTEERDAVQELGLI; translated from the coding sequence ATGACCCGCACCCCCGTCAATGTCACCATCACCGGAGCCGCCGGCCAGATCGGCTACGCGCTGCTCTTCCGCATCGCCTCGGGCCACCTGCTCGGCGCCGACGTCCCGGTGAACCTGCGCCTCCTGGAGATCCCGCAGGGCCTCAAGGCCGCCGAGGGCACCGCCATGGAGCTCGTGGACTGCGCCTTCCCGCTGCTGCGCGACATCACCATCACCGACAAGCCGGCCGAGGCCTTCGACGGCGCCAACGTCGCGCTGCTGGTCGGCGCCCGTCCGCGCACCGCCGGCATGGAGCGCGGCGACCTGCTGCAGGCCAACGGTGGCATCTTCGGCCCGCAGGGCAAGGCCATCAACGAGCACGCCGCGGACGACATCAAGGTCCTGGTGGTCGGCAACCCGGCCAACACCAACGCCCTGATCGCCCAGCGCAACGCCCCGGACGTCCCGGCCGAGCGCTTCACCGCGATGACCCGCCTGGACCACAACCGCGCCGTCGGCCAGCTCTCGCTGAAGACCGGCGCCCTGGTCTCCGACATCAAGCGCGTCACCATCTGGGGCAACCACTCCGCCACCCAGTACCCGGACATCTTCCAGGCCGAGATCGCCGGCAAGCCGGCCTTCGAGGCCGTCGGCAGCGACCAGGCCTGGCTGGAGAACGACTTCATCCCGACCGTCGCCAAGCGCGGCGCCGCCATCATCGACGCCCGCGGCGCCTCCTCGGCCGCCTCGGCCGCCAACGCCGCCATCGACCACGTGTACACCTGGGTCAACGGCACCGCCGAGGGCGACTGGACCTCGATGGGTGTCGTCTCCGACGGCTCCTACGGCGTCCCGGCCGGCCTGATCTCCTCCTTCCCGGTCACCACCAAGGACGGCGCCTTCGAGATCGTCCAGGGCCTGGAGATCTCCGACTTCTCGCGCGGCCGCATCGAGGCCTCGGTCCAGGAGCTGACCGAGGAGCGCGACGCGGTCCAGGAGCTCGGCCTCATCTGA
- a CDS encoding hemolysin family protein produces MNETIEDAALVLVFIVLGGLFNVAEISLISLREGQIRTLEARGTRRAARAAHLAADPNRFLAAVQVGVTCMGFLSAAFGADTLAGKVAPLFVRAGLSEGVADATALVGLTLVISYVSLVLGELTPKRIGLQRADSIALLAAPVVDVMSVVLRPAIWLLGRSTDLMVRLLGGDPTAGRGSMSSEELRGLVAANTELGNDERTLIADVFAAGERQLREVMVPRTEVTFLDAERPLAEVRAQADSSPHSRYPVVEGSYDAVTGFVHVRDLYGARGERAAKVRDLARPIKLLPGTKRVLEAMGEMRREGHHLAIVVDEYGGTAGIVTLEDLVEEVIGEIRDEYDTPESSPTRRLAGGGVELDGLLNLADFVEETGVTLPEGPYETVAGCLVAALGRLPADGDRVRIPAGPGEEVLLTVAKLEGRRIARVRVSAVTLAEPPGQEVS; encoded by the coding sequence GTGAACGAAACCATCGAGGACGCCGCGCTCGTCCTCGTCTTCATCGTCCTGGGCGGCCTGTTCAACGTCGCCGAGATCTCGCTGATCTCGCTGCGCGAGGGACAGATCCGGACGCTGGAGGCACGCGGCACCCGGCGGGCGGCCCGGGCCGCGCACCTCGCCGCCGACCCGAACCGCTTCCTGGCGGCCGTCCAGGTCGGTGTGACCTGCATGGGCTTCCTCTCCGCCGCGTTCGGGGCCGACACCCTGGCCGGCAAGGTGGCCCCGCTGTTCGTCCGGGCCGGGCTGTCCGAGGGCGTCGCCGACGCCACCGCCCTGGTCGGGCTGACCCTGGTGATCAGCTACGTCTCGCTGGTGCTCGGCGAGCTCACCCCGAAGCGGATCGGCCTCCAGCGGGCCGACTCCATCGCGCTGCTGGCCGCGCCGGTGGTCGACGTGATGTCGGTGGTGCTGCGCCCGGCGATCTGGCTGCTCGGCCGCTCCACCGACCTGATGGTCCGGCTGCTCGGCGGCGACCCGACCGCCGGCCGGGGCTCGATGAGCTCGGAGGAGCTCCGCGGCCTGGTCGCCGCCAACACCGAACTCGGGAACGACGAGCGGACGCTGATCGCCGACGTGTTCGCCGCGGGCGAGCGCCAGCTGCGCGAGGTGATGGTCCCGCGCACCGAGGTGACCTTCCTGGACGCCGAGCGCCCGCTCGCCGAGGTCCGCGCCCAGGCGGACTCCTCGCCGCACTCCCGCTACCCGGTGGTCGAGGGCAGCTACGACGCGGTGACCGGCTTCGTGCACGTCCGCGACCTGTACGGGGCGCGCGGCGAACGGGCCGCCAAGGTCCGCGACCTGGCCCGCCCGATCAAGCTGCTGCCCGGCACCAAGCGGGTGCTGGAGGCGATGGGGGAGATGCGCCGGGAGGGCCACCACCTGGCGATCGTGGTCGACGAGTACGGCGGCACCGCCGGCATCGTCACCCTGGAGGACCTGGTGGAGGAGGTGATCGGGGAGATCAGGGACGAGTACGACACCCCGGAGTCCTCCCCGACCCGGCGCCTGGCCGGCGGCGGAGTGGAGCTCGACGGCCTGCTCAACCTGGCCGACTTCGTCGAGGAGACCGGCGTCACCCTCCCCGAGGGCCCGTACGAGACGGTGGCCGGCTGCCTGGTCGCCGCGCTCGGCCGGCTGCCCGCCGACGGCGACCGGGTGCGGATCCCGGCCGGTCCCGGCGAGGAGGTGCTGCTGACGGTGGCCAAGCTGGAGGGCCGGCGGATCGCCCGGGTGAGGGTGAGTGCGGTCACACTGGCGGAACCGCCGGGGCAGGAGGTTTCCTGA